In Podospora pseudoanserina strain CBS 124.78 chromosome 5, whole genome shotgun sequence, a single window of DNA contains:
- a CDS encoding hypothetical protein (EggNog:ENOG503NXKD; MEROPS:MER0033188; COG:G) has protein sequence MKGVATLVAAAALVGQALAAPPEPPTQVLEKRARPTVSIAQGNVVGVSRINTEAFNGIPFAEAPVGPLRLKPPVRTTASFGTYDAGGIAAACPQFLADTDSEDLLAKVIDTVVNTALFQKALKISEDCLNINVIRPAGTKAGDKLPVLFWIYGGGFELGWSSMYDGGPLVSNAMAAGKPYVFVAVNYRVGAFGFMPGKEVLQDGSANLGHLDQRMGLEWVADNIAAFGGDPDKVTIWGESAGAISVWNQMSLYDGNINYKGKPLFRGAIMNSGSIVPADPVDCPKGQEIYDTVVARSGCGGAADTLNCLRNLPYETFLETANSVPAILSYSSVALSYLPRPDGVALTDSADRLVKAGKYAAVPMIIGDQEDEGTLFSLFQKNVTTTSRLEDYLRGYFFHGATAQQVKGLVSQYSPLISAGSPFGSGLFNEIYPGFKRLAALLGDIVFTLTRRVFIEYAIAANPNVPVWSYLASYNEGTPILGTFHGSDLLQVFYGILPNYASKSIQNFYANFVYNLDPNDASGGTSAKSKVKENWPTWNTKDKRLIQFFNNRNGYLKDDFREGAKQYIAANIDALHI, from the exons ATGAAGGGCGTCGCCACTCTCGTCGCCGCCGCGGCCCTCGTTGGCCAGGCCCTCGCTGCCCCCCCTGAGCCTCCCACTCAGGTTTTGGAGAAGAGAGCCAGGCCCACTGTCTCGATTGCTCAGGGCAATGTTGTCGGTGTCAGCCGCATCAACACGGAAGCCTTCAATGGCATTCCCTTCGCCGAAGCCCCCGTTGGTCCTCTCCGCCTCAAGCCTCCCGTCAGAACCACCGCTTCGTTCGGCACATACGACGCTGGCGGCATCGCCGCTGCCTGCCCTCAGTTCTTGGCCGATACCGACTCGGAGGATCTGCTCGCCAAAGTCATTGATACGGTTGTCAACACTGCCCTGTTTCAAAAGGCACTCAAGATCAGTGAGGACTGCTTGAACATCAACGTGATCCGCCCAGCTGGCACCAAGGCCGGCGATAAGTTGCCAGTCCTGTTTTGGATCTACGGTGGTGGTTTCGAG CTTGGATGGAGCTCCATGTATGACGGAGGCCCGCTTGTCTCCAATGCCATGGCCGCCGGTAAGCCCTACGTGTTTGTTGCTGTCAACTATCGTGTGGGCGCCTTTGGTTTCATGCCCGGCAAGGAAGTCCTCCAGGACGGCTCTGCCAAccttggccatcttgaccAGCGCATGGGTCTTGAGTGGGTCGCCGACAACATTGCTGCGTTTGGCGGTGACCCAGATAAGGTCACCATCTGGGGCGAGTCGGCCGGTGCCATTTCTGTGTGGAACCAGATGTCTCTCTACGACGGCAACATCAATTACAAGGGCAAGCCCCTGTTCCGCGGTGCCATCATGAACTCGGGCAGCATTGTCCCTGCTGACCCCGTCGACTGCCCCAAGGGCCAGGAGATCTACGACACTGTGGTTGCCCGTTCCGGTTGCGGCGGTGCTGCTGACACCCTCAACTGCCTGCGCAACTTGCCCTACGAGACTTTCCTCGAGACCGCCAACTCTGTCCCGGCCATCCTCTCCTACAGCTCGGTGGCTCTTTCTTACCTGCCTCGCCCTGACGGTGTTGCTCTGACCGACAGCGCCGACCGTCTTGTCAAGGCTGGCAAGTACGCCGCCGTGCCCATGATCATCGGCGACCAAGAAGACGAGGGCACCCTCTTCTCGCTTTTCCAGAAGaatgtcaccaccaccagccgccTCGAAGACTACCTCAGGGGATACTTCTTCCACGGCGCCACCGCGCAACAGGTCAAGGGCCTGGTCAGCCAGTACTCGCCCCTGATCTCAGCCGGCTCACCCTTTGGTTCCGGCCTCTTCAACGAGATCTACCCCGGCTTCAAGCGCCTGGCTGCTCTCCTCGGCGACATCGTCTTCACGCTCACCCGCCGTGTGTTCATCGAGTACGCCAtcgccgccaaccccaacgtccCCGTCTGGTCCTACCTGGCCAGCTACAATGAGGGCACCCCCATCCTGGGCACTTTCCACGGCAGCGACTTGCTGCAGGTCTTTTATGGCATCCTGCCCAACTACGCGAGCAAGAGCATCCAGAACTTTTATGCCAACTTTGTCTacaacctcgaccccaaCGACGCGTCGGGCGGCACGAGCGCCAAGagcaaggtgaaggagaacTGGCCGACGTGGAacaccaaggacaagaggCTCATTCAGTTCTTCAACAACCGGAACGGGTATCTGAAGGATGATTTCCGTGAGGGGGCCAAGCAGTACATTGCTGCGAATATTGATGCTCTGCATATTTGA